One Nostocoides sp. HKS02 genomic window carries:
- a CDS encoding YdeI family protein, producing MIGTPGGSAERPATFFSGPQEFRAWLAAHHATRTELWMGLNKKHVPERGLTWEEAVLEALCWGWIDSQVQSLGADAVRQRWTPRKPGSNWSAINIAAVERLTAEGRMQPPGLAAFEKRRPERSAIYSYEQAGELALPPEFAERLAADAGAAAFWAVATASYRKICVNWVLTAKQAATREKRLRQLIDDSSQGRLIPSQRYGQEPAWVARAARAAQDAGL from the coding sequence ATGATCGGGACACCGGGCGGGTCGGCGGAGCGGCCGGCCACGTTCTTCTCCGGGCCGCAGGAGTTCCGGGCCTGGCTGGCCGCGCACCACGCGACGCGGACCGAGCTGTGGATGGGCCTGAACAAGAAGCACGTCCCCGAGCGCGGGCTCACGTGGGAGGAGGCCGTCCTCGAGGCGCTGTGCTGGGGGTGGATCGACTCCCAGGTGCAGAGCCTGGGCGCAGACGCAGTGCGCCAGCGGTGGACGCCACGCAAGCCCGGCAGCAACTGGAGTGCCATCAACATCGCCGCGGTCGAGCGACTCACCGCCGAGGGCCGCATGCAGCCCCCCGGCCTCGCCGCGTTCGAGAAGCGGCGCCCCGAGCGCTCGGCCATCTACTCCTACGAGCAGGCCGGCGAGCTCGCCCTGCCCCCGGAGTTCGCCGAGCGGCTGGCGGCCGATGCCGGGGCCGCGGCGTTCTGGGCGGTGGCCACCGCGTCGTACCGCAAGATCTGCGTGAACTGGGTCCTGACCGCCAAGCAGGCGGCCACCCGGGAGAAGCGGCTGCGCCAGCTCATCGACGACTCGTCGCAGGGTCGGCTCATCCCGTCGCAGCGTTACGGTCAGGAGCCGGCGTGGGTCGCGCGGGCGGCGCGCGCCGCCCAGGACGCGGGCCTCTAG
- a CDS encoding deoxyguanosinetriphosphate triphosphohydrolase, with protein MGYTEADRERWVREDPVHKLADRDEFARDRARLVHSASLRRLSAKTQVVEPGDDDSVRNRLTHSLEVAQIGREFGAALGCSADVVDTACLAHDLGHPPFGHNGEEALDAVADGIGGFEGNAQTLRLLTRLEPKRIHADGRPAGLNLTRASLDASTKYPWSRGDAPTPTAKFGVYDDDLPVFEWFRLRRAPGERCIEADVMDWSDDVAYSVHDVEDAITSGRLDLRQLRDAADVDHVLAVATGTYAVDLGTDALGAALERVLATGAVPTAYDGSRTDRAALKDMTSRLIGRFVQAVEVATRAEHGDGPLTRYAANLVVPDTTRAECAVLKAVAAHFVMNAHERVDLLAHQRQVVRDLVEAYRADPVRRLDPDLVADWKAADSDAAALRVVVDQVASLTDVRALVLHERWR; from the coding sequence GTGGGATACACCGAGGCCGACCGTGAACGCTGGGTGCGCGAGGACCCGGTGCACAAGCTGGCCGACCGTGACGAGTTCGCCCGCGACCGGGCTCGGCTCGTGCACTCGGCCTCGCTGCGGCGGTTGTCGGCGAAGACCCAGGTGGTCGAGCCCGGTGACGACGACTCCGTCCGCAACCGCCTCACGCACTCGCTCGAGGTCGCCCAGATCGGCCGCGAGTTCGGGGCAGCGCTGGGGTGCAGCGCCGACGTCGTCGACACGGCCTGCCTTGCCCACGACCTCGGGCATCCACCGTTCGGCCACAACGGCGAGGAGGCGCTCGACGCCGTCGCCGATGGCATCGGGGGCTTCGAGGGCAACGCCCAGACGCTGCGCCTGCTCACCCGGCTCGAGCCCAAGCGGATCCACGCCGACGGCCGGCCGGCGGGCCTGAACCTCACCCGGGCGAGCCTCGACGCTTCGACGAAGTACCCCTGGTCCCGTGGTGACGCGCCTACTCCCACAGCGAAGTTCGGTGTCTACGACGACGACCTCCCGGTGTTCGAGTGGTTCCGCCTGCGCCGGGCTCCGGGGGAGCGGTGCATCGAGGCGGACGTCATGGACTGGTCCGACGACGTGGCGTACTCCGTGCACGACGTCGAGGATGCGATCACGTCCGGGCGGCTCGACCTGCGGCAGCTGCGTGACGCGGCCGACGTCGACCACGTGCTGGCGGTCGCCACGGGCACCTACGCCGTCGACCTCGGGACGGACGCACTGGGGGCCGCGCTGGAACGAGTGCTCGCCACCGGGGCCGTGCCCACGGCATACGACGGGTCGCGCACGGACCGGGCGGCGCTGAAGGACATGACCTCACGGCTCATCGGGCGCTTCGTCCAGGCCGTCGAGGTGGCGACCCGCGCCGAGCACGGCGACGGGCCACTGACGCGGTATGCCGCGAACCTCGTCGTCCCGGACACGACCCGGGCCGAGTGCGCCGTGCTGAAGGCGGTGGCGGCCCACTTCGTCATGAACGCCCACGAGCGCGTAGACCTGCTGGCGCACCAACGGCAGGTCGTCCGGGACCTGGTCGAGGCCTACCGAGCCGACCCCGTGCGTCGTCTGGACCCCGACCTCGTGGCGGACTGGAAGGCCGCAGACTCCGACGCCGCCGCGCTGCGCGTCGTGGTCGACCAGGTCGCCTCGCTGACCGACGTGCGGGCCCTGGTGCTCCACGAGCGGTGGAGGTGA
- a CDS encoding ABC transporter ATP-binding protein, with protein sequence MTTLRIAGVAASHGGRPVLHGLDLVVPSGTTSAILGPSGCGKTTLLRVVAGFQTPDAGTVQLGDDVVVGPGVQVSPERRGIGYVAQEGNLFPHLSVGANVAYGLRRSARRAGTRAAELLELVGLSPDLAIRRPDQLSGGQQQRVALARALARRPAVVLLDEPFSSLDAGLRATTRDAVAEALAHEGVTVVLVTHDQAEALSFADEVALMHEGRFSQVGTPAEVYASPADRHTAAFLGGAVFLRGTADGAAVTTALGRLAVHHPAPAGPVDVLVRPEQLELGLPSAGRPCAEVVSTSYFGHDALVALRLVADDTVVTARVRGTNLPRPGTVVGLSVAGPARAFATR encoded by the coding sequence GTGACCACCCTGCGCATCGCGGGGGTCGCCGCGTCCCACGGCGGCCGCCCCGTCCTCCACGGCCTCGACCTCGTGGTCCCCTCGGGCACAACCTCGGCGATCCTCGGCCCGTCGGGATGCGGCAAGACCACGCTGCTGCGGGTGGTCGCAGGCTTCCAGACGCCGGATGCGGGGACCGTCCAGCTCGGGGACGACGTCGTCGTGGGACCGGGGGTCCAGGTGTCACCGGAGCGGCGTGGGATCGGCTACGTCGCGCAGGAGGGCAACCTCTTCCCGCACCTCAGCGTGGGCGCCAACGTGGCCTACGGCCTGCGGAGGTCAGCACGGCGGGCCGGCACCCGAGCTGCCGAGCTGCTCGAGCTCGTGGGGCTCTCGCCCGACCTGGCCATCCGCCGGCCCGACCAGCTCTCGGGCGGGCAGCAACAGCGGGTGGCCCTCGCCCGCGCGCTCGCCCGTCGACCGGCGGTGGTCCTGCTCGACGAGCCGTTCTCCTCGCTCGACGCCGGGCTGCGGGCCACCACCCGTGATGCGGTGGCCGAGGCGCTGGCCCACGAGGGGGTCACCGTCGTCCTCGTCACCCACGACCAGGCCGAGGCCCTGTCGTTCGCCGACGAGGTGGCGCTGATGCACGAGGGCAGGTTCTCCCAGGTCGGCACCCCGGCCGAGGTGTACGCCAGCCCAGCGGACCGGCATACCGCTGCGTTTCTGGGGGGTGCGGTGTTCCTGCGCGGGACCGCCGACGGTGCCGCCGTCACCACCGCACTGGGCCGGCTGGCCGTGCACCACCCCGCTCCAGCGGGTCCGGTCGACGTGCTCGTGCGACCCGAGCAGCTCGAGCTCGGACTGCCGTCGGCCGGCCGACCGTGCGCCGAGGTGGTGTCGACGAGCTATTTCGGGCACGACGCCCTGGTGGCGCTCCGGCTGGTCGCGGACGACACGGTCGTCACTGCACGGGTCAGGGGCACAAACCTGCCACGCCCCGGCACCGTCGTGGGGCTGTCGGTCGCGGGGCCAGCGCGAGCCTTCGCCACGCGCTGA